The Virgibacillus sp. MSP4-1 genome has a segment encoding these proteins:
- a CDS encoding Fur family transcriptional regulator, translating into MEHRLEKIKKQLHSQSYKLTPQREATVRVLLENEEDHLSAEDVYLLVKEKAPEIGLATVYRTLELLSELKVVDKINFGDGVSRYDLRKEGAEHFHHHLVCIECGSVEEIEDDLLDDVERIVESDWGFKVKDHRLTFHGICRACQSKTEEKEKVSS; encoded by the coding sequence ATGGAACATCGTCTTGAGAAAATAAAAAAACAGCTGCATTCCCAGAGCTATAAATTAACACCGCAAAGGGAAGCAACTGTACGTGTATTATTGGAAAATGAAGAGGATCATTTAAGTGCAGAAGACGTTTACCTCCTCGTAAAGGAAAAAGCTCCGGAAATCGGTTTGGCTACGGTCTATCGTACGTTGGAACTGTTATCTGAATTGAAAGTTGTCGATAAAATTAATTTTGGTGATGGAGTATCCAGATATGATCTTCGTAAAGAGGGTGCCGAGCATTTTCATCACCATTTAGTCTGCATTGAGTGTGGGTCTGTAGAAGAAATAGAGGACGATTTACTCGACGATGTTGAACGAATTGTAGAAAGTGACTGGGGATTCAAAGTAAAGGATCACAGGTTAACCTTCCACGGAATTTGCCGGGCCTGCCAGTCTAAAACAGAAGAGAAAGAAAAAGTTTCCTCATAA
- the spoIIM gene encoding stage II sporulation protein M produces MGKNRNRIRTKIQISEYSSIYLFVFILLLIGIVFGAILVNSMNFIQKQDLFFYLHQFLEDIQGERLLQTKDLFQSSFFYHFKYILLIFILGLSIIGIPVIWIFIFMKGIVIGFSVGFLVNQLGWYGLLMATVSIAPQNLFIIPAYIIAGSFGMIFSLHLIRRLFSSRIQKTSIRNLFVQYYTVLLIVLVIAFIGALIETFISPYTMRLVSQWVL; encoded by the coding sequence ATGGGGAAAAACAGGAATCGAATACGGACAAAAATTCAGATAAGTGAATACAGCAGCATTTATTTGTTTGTATTTATCTTACTGTTAATCGGCATTGTGTTTGGTGCGATACTTGTAAATAGTATGAATTTTATTCAAAAGCAGGATCTATTCTTCTACCTCCATCAATTTTTGGAAGATATTCAGGGAGAGCGTCTCCTGCAAACGAAGGACTTATTTCAGTCGAGCTTTTTTTACCACTTTAAATATATACTGCTCATTTTTATTCTCGGGCTATCCATTATCGGCATTCCTGTTATTTGGATTTTTATTTTTATGAAAGGGATTGTGATTGGTTTTTCAGTCGGATTTTTAGTTAATCAGCTGGGATGGTATGGGCTTTTAATGGCTACCGTATCCATTGCCCCGCAAAACTTGTTTATTATTCCGGCTTATATTATCGCGGGAAGCTTTGGGATGATTTTTTCTCTTCATTTAATAAGAAGACTTTTTTCATCAAGAATACAAAAAACATCCATACGAAATTTATTTGTGCAGTATTATACTGTTCTTCTCATTGTACTGGTTATTGCCTTTATCGGAGCTTTAATTGAAACCTTTATTTCCCCTTACACAATGAGGCTGGTCTCTCAATGGGTGCTATAA